Genomic segment of Ostrinia nubilalis chromosome 10, ilOstNubi1.1, whole genome shotgun sequence:
TTCATGCTGGTCAACCTCGACAGCCATCCTTTGACAAGTATCCAATCGGCGAATATACTAATTAAAATTCCCGCAATCCATGACGTAAGGTAAGGGATAGCTGATAATCGGGCGTTCTGAAAATTttaccaataaataaattataaatttattGTGTGTTACAAGGGAAGAGACAGGcttctttacaaaattagaaAGCGACAATAACCCAGTGGTGTCGGTGTCGGGTcggatccgaggaacgcgggttcgatcttCGCTGTGGTgtgtgaacccactcgtaacaaacatttagcttaccacgagtggttaacgggactataagtaattttctttaaaaaagctGTAAACCTCGTAAGATCTATGGTACTTACGAGTAAAGTATGGAATCATCCCCTTGTGTTTTGTTCCGAGCCATCATAAGAACTGAATGCCTATCAATGTATCTATGGTATTAATTTAAAGTATATaatattacctttaaaatggtaccatttttatttatcttctattagtcatttagttcttacATCATTCATAacaaatagggtgattccatacttttgctcgcgagtgtatataaCCACCACCCATAATTACAAACTACTAAGAATAAGCTAAGTTTCAGAGTCCTATGCCAATGTACTGCAATGAACCCCTGTCTGGTAGATTAATATCTGTTTAAACGTTAAACAAACCCAATTTGGCAAATAATGGCTGACCTGTGTCATGTCTTATCAGAAGGAACTGCACATGAATGGAAACTTACAGAAACGATATCGTAATGCAGAATATTGTTCATGTATGTGGGCAACTCTATCAACTGCGTGTAGAACAGCCATGACTGGCCACACTGCGCGATGAGAATGGCCCAAAGCGGTACGCAAGTCAAGAATTTACACCATGGTATAGACATAGACGGCTTGTCCTCCTGGAAAGAAATTAGATGATATGAGAATATTAGTTTCAACCTTTttcttttatattatgtattaaagcTTATCACGAATACGCAGGAACTCTAGGTTCACATAGCGATAGCACTAGGTCGCATCTATCAATACCTTTGATGAGAAAATATACTATCAGAAGATCAAACGACTATTTAAGGAGGAATTTGCAACTTGTGAATCGGCAAACGCGATTTCGCGCAACATTATATTGTTACCTAATTCCACAAAGAAAcgtatttgatttgattgtgcGACGCATTTTCATGACTCGaaaatgtatatgttacggtcaaagtgataaatgtgaaaattatgaataatcgccggttattatgaataattaccgcatgatttggtaaatgtgattaatatgagatcatttatgtgtgtataaaactaaataggcggcttaggggtggcccaagggccacccctgccgcaccttaacctatttttcactttaaatcaaaacaatatgttatgggctttatggcaaagtaatgttacgcaagaaacagtccaaagtcattatgccaaattatattaatatgtgatatcaaaatattcaaaatgtgTGGCTGTACACAAGCACTATACATGAGCCATtgttattttatggtatttcatagtactaaggttacattattaaataatcactgataaatgtaattcatttattacttttacctcaactgtcggtaattattcataataaccggcgattattcataattttcaatttatcacattaaccgtaacatatacatacttATACTTAGTTATTGCTAACtctaaaggcctattcagacctaaggggtattcgctaccgtctgcggcagagaaaacccaatgggtatgcggtaataatactgttcagacctaagcggtattcgctagtTTCGCTACCGTCTAcctatgtacctctacccacagcggcagcgaatatcgctcaggtttgaataggcctttactCCATTCATGGAACTATTGAGTGATATGCGATTTATGCGCTCATCATTGTTCAATTAAGCACaatatatttttactattaCAATAAGATATCGCGCTGAGTCACGCGACGGAAGACTAACATACATGCAATCAGCAATTCTATGCCGATTAATTTGCGCGCCTATTTAGGAGTGTACCGACTATGTACCTCAGTTGCGCTTATTATGTAAACAGCTGTGAGGTCAGAGTGGCATGATTCACATCTGCGGCCCACATTACAACAGATAAGAATACGTCATGCTATTTGCAAATAACTTGTCGAAAATAGTGAATACAACAAAGTGTTTAATGCATAAGATTTGTATTATTCATCACATTAGCATACTGCCAATTGTTTAACTTAAAAACTTGTGAATTTCGCAACTTCATTTCTGATAAGATccatcatcataataatataatagtgtttttattatattctgtAGTAGATAAGATTATTCCTGATTTCCTTTTCGGTATTTTGGTATTCTGTTTATAGATAATGTACAGCATTATCTTAGTTAAATAGCCAAATGTTGGGCTTTTGTTTCCTACATAGCAACACTGGCAGTTGCAGGTTTGAATCTCAAAGGGAGCATAATATGAATGTAATGGCTAGTTAATTAATGTAGATGTTGGAAAAAAATctccaatatttatttcatactttaaatttttcattatgtttttattatgttgttCTGTTATgcatcttttaaaataaaatcaaattttaataCCTGAGGTCCAATAGTAGCTGTGATATATTCGATTTCTTTGGGACATATCCTGGGGTGCGTCTGTGGCGAATCATAGACCAAAAACATCCAAGCTATGAACCAAATGACACCAAGGCAGCCAAACAGGTAGAAACACAGAGGCCACCCATGAGCAAAGTCCAGGGTACATAGCCACCCTGATATGGGTAATGATATTACTGTGCCTATGTTTGAACCTAAAAAGAAGTATTGATTATAAAATCAATGTGTAATAGCCagaataaaaaagaaactaaGTTTTAGAGCCTTacgcccgtttttaccatcaatccctaattcttaagtgacccctatggtaacacataactatctaaggaattttgttttcataggggtcacttaaaaattagggattgatgatgaaaacgggcattcgCCTTACAGCCATAGCTTATCTGTAAAGCTTGATAAGGGAGATAGGTAAATAAGATAAGGTCTATTAGATACTGAGAACTTACCAGCATATACATAAGCAGCAAACTTTGACCTCTCCAATGGGGGTATCCACCGTGCTAGCATGGCGTGCATGGCGGGGTATGTCACCCCCTCCCCAAGCCCCTCTAGCACCCGCAcgacaataaacaatttgaagtCTACAAACGCTGCAACTGGACTAAGAATGGTGAAAATAGCTGTAAGTAATACACCAACTCCATACACAAGCTTTCCTCCAAATATTTCCGCAATTCTTCCTCCTGGAATCTGAAAAAGGGTGGAAAAAGAAGTATTTAGTAATTTGTCAGTAGTTTTTTACTGAATCGGAATTATAAGTTACAGAAAAAATGTATAGGTACCTGAGTAAGAACATATCCAAAGAAAAATGAACTTAAAATGAGGCTTTGTTGTTCAGTTGTCCAATCAAAGTCACCAGTTTTCTgtgaattaaattttaaaacatttaattacatttataaCAATGAAGGAAATGAATtagtagtaatttaaaaatgtaaataattgaTCTTACAGCTGGAACAGAGCTGTTGCTAGGAGTAGTGGCCGGGCAGACGTCTAATGTCTCGTTTGATGGAACTTCCGTGGAGTTGATCATGGCAACTATGGCGACAGATAGGTTCACCCGCATTGCATACACATTGGCGAAACCAAGGAAGCCCATAATACCCAGCACAGTTCGACTTTTGATCCATCCTGTGGTTTCCTCAACTGAAACAACACtgaattttgtaatcaaaaataaaaaaataagagcATACTCATTGTAGTTTGAATTATCTAACTAAATAATGTTTGTGTGTAATACATAGTTATcgaattcttttattatataaagAAAAGTACGCTTTCATAGTTTCATCCTTGAAAATACTTATTCTTTGTAATATATTTGTCAAGACATAACCAAACCAACCTGGTCCATTATCTATGAGATTTCGGTGACTGCTGGTCACATCattctcaatatcggaattaaTAATAG
This window contains:
- the LOC135075754 gene encoding putative inorganic phosphate cotransporter; translated protein: MSSPAEESPIINSDIENDVTSSHRNLIDNGPVEETTGWIKSRTVLGIMGFLGFANVYAMRVNLSVAIVAMINSTEVPSNETLDVCPATTPSNSSVPAKTGDFDWTTEQQSLILSSFFFGYVLTQIPGGRIAEIFGGKLVYGVGVLLTAIFTILSPVAAFVDFKLFIVVRVLEGLGEGVTYPAMHAMLARWIPPLERSKFAAYVYAGSNIGTVISLPISGWLCTLDFAHGWPLCFYLFGCLGVIWFIAWMFLVYDSPQTHPRICPKEIEYITATIGPQEDKPSMSIPWCKFLTCVPLWAILIAQCGQSWLFYTQLIELPTYMNNILHYDIVSNARLSAIPYLTSWIAGILISIFADWILVKGWLSRLTSMKLWNTVAAFIPAFGLLGIAWAGCDRMAVMLLLSITSAFGGAVYAGNQMNHIDLSPQFAGTMYGITNAASNFCGFMAPYAIGRIIGKDQQTLGQWRVVFYLAAAIDLGANLFYLFFASTEEQDWSRPDNDDMTASAPVESILFPES